ACAGGGAGCGGCAGCTGCTGCCCGACGGAGTGCATCGACACGGGAACCGGACATTCCCGCAATAGGTCCACGGTCACTCGGGAGTCGATTGCCGCCACCTTCTCTCCGCGTGGCTGTCGTACAACTCCCAGCCAGACCAGTGGGGACGTCTGGTCGGATGCGGACGGCCGTCTGACCAGCAGGGTGATCTGAGGTCGAGGATCACGTGGCAGTGAGGCGGCGGCGACAGTTTTGGTGAAGACCTGCTTCAGCCGTAACTCCATGTCGATTCGGTCGAGTTGGTCTTCACTGAGCGCTACGACGTAAACCATGCACGGAGAGTACGCGAGGCATCACGGGTACTCGCATGTGGGTGAACGGCCGCCGAGAGGGCACCGCACCTCGGCCCAGACTGTCTTGCCGGGAGCGCCGTGGCGCGATGCGGTCCCCCACTCGTCGGCCAGCGCTGCGACCAGCATCAGGCCCCGGCCGGACTCTGCCTCGACAGGCGGTTCATTGGGGGATAGCGGCGGTACGCGTTCCGTGCGAGTGTCGGACACCTCAACCCGAAGAGCCGCCTCTCCGGCGATGAGCCGCACCTCGAAGTCCCGTCCGGGCACGTGACCGTGGCGCACGGCGTTGGCGGTCAGCTCCGCCGTGATGAGGGTCAGCGTGTCGTTGGCGGTGGATGCGTGGGGGTGCCCCCACGCATCGAGCCGGTCCGCGACCAGGCGGCGGGCGAGGCGGGCACCGCGCGGTGTTGAGCTGAAGCGCATCGTGAACTCGTCCTTCGTGGTGCCCATTTCTGCCGCACCACGCTTCGCGGTCACTGCCATGGACGTGGGGGCGTGCTCACTGTTCATGGCGCCCACGCTGCCGGGTGCCCCCTGCTGTGCCCAGACCCGACGCGCACACAGCGACGC
This Streptomyces sp. NBC_00377 DNA region includes the following protein-coding sequences:
- a CDS encoding ATP-binding protein gives rise to the protein MNSEHAPTSMAVTAKRGAAEMGTTKDEFTMRFSSTPRGARLARRLVADRLDAWGHPHASTANDTLTLITAELTANAVRHGHVPGRDFEVRLIAGEAALRVEVSDTRTERVPPLSPNEPPVEAESGRGLMLVAALADEWGTASRHGAPGKTVWAEVRCPLGGRSPTCEYP